A region of Cataglyphis hispanica isolate Lineage 1 chromosome 8, ULB_Chis1_1.0, whole genome shotgun sequence DNA encodes the following proteins:
- the LOC126851607 gene encoding uncharacterized protein LOC126851607 isoform X1, translated as MEEDANSSVQSRIKDNNHTDKKNLNLTSHNNEVSTIQEEALFTCSLYISRAGGLQDQGHPVQGCELLRSHLEEAIVASEPMSTWRVSETPCGLIAAFARENDAEKLLQRGDLARVFGRPVQVIFFYKVARFSARDSRYHQAVLLRDVPWAIPLQDINSALTKQGIVAANVERSRHFVRVEVFDAGHYEALLRQGLDFFEVARFNAVPERWWRGNTACSSGISSRCAPPDYGNNSPETSSVPQTADGVLQCYRCQGFWHVAANCRHLPRCVRCGEPHSVEFCPRPRNNPICCHCSGPHHAGYRQCPVRLQLSNATPVSITLSTTRTGSQYPTSAANKSNPSCHSLRQSHC; from the exons ATGGAGGAAGACGCAAATTCTTCTGTACAGAGCAGGATCAAAGACAATAATCACacggataaaaaaaacttaaaccTGACGTCGCATAATAATGAAGTTTCCACTATTCAGGAGGAGGCGCTATTCACCTGCTCTTTATACATTTCGCGGGCTGGCGGCCTTCAAGACCAAGGTCATCCTGTCCAAG GTTGTGAGTTATTACGATCTCATCTCGAAGAAGCTATTGTAGCTTCCGAACCGATGTCAACGTGGCGCGTCTCTGAAACTCCGTGCGGTCTAATAGCTGCTTTTGCCAGAGAAAACGATGCTGAAAAACTATTGCAACGCGGCGACTTAGCCCGCGTGTTTGGAAGACCTGtacaa gtcatatttttctataaggTAGCACGATTCTCAGCGAGAGATTCTCGATATCATCAAGCTGTACTTCTGAGAGATGTCCCGTGGGCCATACCACTCCAAGATATAAATTCGGCTCTGACAAAGCAAGGAATTGTCGCTGCAAATGTCGAACGTTCGCGACACTTTGTTCGAGTAGAG GTCTTCGACGCGGGCCATTACGAAGCTTTATTACGTCAAGGTTTGGATTTTTTCGAGGTGGCACGTTTCAACGCCGTTCCGGAACGCTGGTGGCGCGGTAATACCGCATGTTCCTCCGGTATATCGTCGCGATGTGCACCGCCAGATTACGGGAATAATTCTCCGGAGACGTCGAGTGTACCGCAAACAGCAGATGGTGTACTGCAATGTTACCGGTGTCAGGGTTTTTGGCACGTGGCTGCCAATTGTCGGCACTTGCCGCGTTGCGTCCGCTGCGGCGAGCCGCATAGCGTCGAATTTTGTCCCCGGCCACGCAATAATCCTATATGCTGCCACTGTTCCGGGCCTCATCATGCCG gaTATAGACAGTGTCCAGTTAGACTGCAACTGTCCAATGCGACTCCCGTAAGCATCACGTTGAGTACAACTCGCACAGGAAGTCAATATCCAACGAGCGCCGCGAACAAATCGAACCCTTCGTGCCATTCTCTGAGGCAGAGTCACTGTTAA
- the LOC126851607 gene encoding uncharacterized protein LOC126851607 isoform X2: protein MEEDANSSVQSRIKDNNHTDKKNLNLTSHNNEVSTIQEEALFTCSLYISRAGGLQDQGHPVQGCELLRSHLEEAIVASEPMSTWRVSETPCGLIAAFARENDAEKLLQRGDLARVFGRPVQVARFSARDSRYHQAVLLRDVPWAIPLQDINSALTKQGIVAANVERSRHFVRVEVFDAGHYEALLRQGLDFFEVARFNAVPERWWRGNTACSSGISSRCAPPDYGNNSPETSSVPQTADGVLQCYRCQGFWHVAANCRHLPRCVRCGEPHSVEFCPRPRNNPICCHCSGPHHAGYRQCPVRLQLSNATPVSITLSTTRTGSQYPTSAANKSNPSCHSLRQSHC from the exons ATGGAGGAAGACGCAAATTCTTCTGTACAGAGCAGGATCAAAGACAATAATCACacggataaaaaaaacttaaaccTGACGTCGCATAATAATGAAGTTTCCACTATTCAGGAGGAGGCGCTATTCACCTGCTCTTTATACATTTCGCGGGCTGGCGGCCTTCAAGACCAAGGTCATCCTGTCCAAG GTTGTGAGTTATTACGATCTCATCTCGAAGAAGCTATTGTAGCTTCCGAACCGATGTCAACGTGGCGCGTCTCTGAAACTCCGTGCGGTCTAATAGCTGCTTTTGCCAGAGAAAACGATGCTGAAAAACTATTGCAACGCGGCGACTTAGCCCGCGTGTTTGGAAGACCTGtacaa gTAGCACGATTCTCAGCGAGAGATTCTCGATATCATCAAGCTGTACTTCTGAGAGATGTCCCGTGGGCCATACCACTCCAAGATATAAATTCGGCTCTGACAAAGCAAGGAATTGTCGCTGCAAATGTCGAACGTTCGCGACACTTTGTTCGAGTAGAG GTCTTCGACGCGGGCCATTACGAAGCTTTATTACGTCAAGGTTTGGATTTTTTCGAGGTGGCACGTTTCAACGCCGTTCCGGAACGCTGGTGGCGCGGTAATACCGCATGTTCCTCCGGTATATCGTCGCGATGTGCACCGCCAGATTACGGGAATAATTCTCCGGAGACGTCGAGTGTACCGCAAACAGCAGATGGTGTACTGCAATGTTACCGGTGTCAGGGTTTTTGGCACGTGGCTGCCAATTGTCGGCACTTGCCGCGTTGCGTCCGCTGCGGCGAGCCGCATAGCGTCGAATTTTGTCCCCGGCCACGCAATAATCCTATATGCTGCCACTGTTCCGGGCCTCATCATGCCG gaTATAGACAGTGTCCAGTTAGACTGCAACTGTCCAATGCGACTCCCGTAAGCATCACGTTGAGTACAACTCGCACAGGAAGTCAATATCCAACGAGCGCCGCGAACAAATCGAACCCTTCGTGCCATTCTCTGAGGCAGAGTCACTGTTAA
- the LOC126851608 gene encoding phospholipase A2 phaiodactylipin-like isoform X2: MLDMGALYYMPVCSLTAQPTFFKSTFKGLGDIVSNPSAPSNDEIRVVFYHEQTVAVINLGPSNELRDCNIIEVYEPSEATEVLRNLSMILQPQVVSFQEITRLMQQCELLDKLQVKATSALPMNALSRAASSITLFSGILPGTKWCGTGDIAENYHDLGDLPHIDRCCRTHDLCPIKVRAQQTRYNLTNYSLYTKSHCTCDKTLYQCLKAANHPTANLMGQIYFNIIKVPCIEDTKKNRYSSSSRKFVPVKKEY; the protein is encoded by the exons ATGTTGGATATGggtgcattatattatatgccaG TATGCAGCTTGACCGCGCAGCCGACATTCTTCAAAAGCACATTCAAGGGACTGGGCGACATTGTATCAAATCCTTCTGCGCCTTCGAATGACGAGATACGAGTCGTTTTTTACCACGAACAGACAGTGGCCGTGATCAATCTCGGTCCAAGCAATGAATTACGCGATTGCAATATTATCGAAGTATA TGAGCCGTCCGAAGCTACCGAAGTTTTACGAAACTTGTCTATGATTTTACAACCACAAGTGGTATCCTTTCAGGAGATAACGAGACTCATGCAACAGTGCGAATTGTTAGACAAACTCCAGGTGAAAGCCACGTCCGCTTTGCCGATGAACGCATTGAGCAGAGCCGCTAGTTCAATCACTCTGTTCTCTGGTATTTTACCag GCACAAAATGGTGTGGTACGGGTGACATAGCTGAAAATTATCATGATCTGGGCGATCTACCTCACATCGACAG atGCTGTCGTACCCATGATCTTTGTCCTATAAAAGTCCGAGCTCAACAGACTCGATACAATCTTACAAATTACTCCTTGTATACTAA ATCACATTGTACTTGCGACAAAACGCTTTATCAATGTTTAAAAGCTGCCAATCATCCAACGGCAAATTTGATGGGACAGATATACTTCAATATCATCAAAGTTCCATGTATAGAAGACACAAAGAAAAACCGATATTCTTCCTCGTCAAGAAAGTTTGTACctgtgaaaaaagaatattag
- the LOC126851608 gene encoding phospholipase A2 phaiodactylipin-like isoform X1, with protein MHSMRLMFFFIVSSVCSLTAQPTFFKSTFKGLGDIVSNPSAPSNDEIRVVFYHEQTVAVINLGPSNELRDCNIIEVYEPSEATEVLRNLSMILQPQVVSFQEITRLMQQCELLDKLQVKATSALPMNALSRAASSITLFSGILPGTKWCGTGDIAENYHDLGDLPHIDRCCRTHDLCPIKVRAQQTRYNLTNYSLYTKSHCTCDKTLYQCLKAANHPTANLMGQIYFNIIKVPCIEDTKKNRYSSSSRKFVPVKKEY; from the exons ATGCATTCAATGCGCTTGATGTTCTTTTTCATCGTGTCATCAGTATGCAGCTTGACCGCGCAGCCGACATTCTTCAAAAGCACATTCAAGGGACTGGGCGACATTGTATCAAATCCTTCTGCGCCTTCGAATGACGAGATACGAGTCGTTTTTTACCACGAACAGACAGTGGCCGTGATCAATCTCGGTCCAAGCAATGAATTACGCGATTGCAATATTATCGAAGTATA TGAGCCGTCCGAAGCTACCGAAGTTTTACGAAACTTGTCTATGATTTTACAACCACAAGTGGTATCCTTTCAGGAGATAACGAGACTCATGCAACAGTGCGAATTGTTAGACAAACTCCAGGTGAAAGCCACGTCCGCTTTGCCGATGAACGCATTGAGCAGAGCCGCTAGTTCAATCACTCTGTTCTCTGGTATTTTACCag GCACAAAATGGTGTGGTACGGGTGACATAGCTGAAAATTATCATGATCTGGGCGATCTACCTCACATCGACAG atGCTGTCGTACCCATGATCTTTGTCCTATAAAAGTCCGAGCTCAACAGACTCGATACAATCTTACAAATTACTCCTTGTATACTAA ATCACATTGTACTTGCGACAAAACGCTTTATCAATGTTTAAAAGCTGCCAATCATCCAACGGCAAATTTGATGGGACAGATATACTTCAATATCATCAAAGTTCCATGTATAGAAGACACAAAGAAAAACCGATATTCTTCCTCGTCAAGAAAGTTTGTACctgtgaaaaaagaatattag
- the LOC126851604 gene encoding peroxisomal acyl-coenzyme A oxidase 3 — protein sequence MSVIKNLIKDLPKGPLDAYRKRATFDWKSFKLTLEGEDGVRFQKKLWKLIRTHPAFQKSSIELTNLDELRRRCNAQMVAFHQNDIEPIYALENFFYTLQYNGSIPIKLSILYSMVPNTILALGTEQHHHLAGEFSSGNYIACFALTEFSHGSNAKGMRTTATFDIATRSFILHTPDFEAAKCWAGGLGKSATHALIFAQLITPDGVNHGLHVFIVPIRDPKTHLSLPGVTIGDMGEKIALNGIDNGFIIFDKYSISHTCLLNRTADVTKDGKYVLAIKDERKRYGSSLGALSSGRVSITVICSHYMTLALTIAIRYCAVRKQFGPTNKDDELPVIEYQAQQWRIFPHLAATYAVKIFSNTFYKEMIELFSGRFMENSSADLEYRGIEIHALSSAVKPLCSWIARDAIQDCRESCGGHGYLKMSRLGDIRAENDANCTYEGENNILIQQASNWLLSQWTNIINKRAVPSPLGSADFLVDAEQILNIKFDQTTVEDTLKPKNLLLVFKWLVCYYLKKTYQHMNDLKSNGMSDFDIKNNSQAFLARTLSLVYGEHAIMMYFIRCLQDPKWKENEREVLTKLCSLFGTVTLEKRLGDLYGGGYASSSSNIDDFLRKGIITLCRDLLDNAVALVDVLAPPDFILNSPLGMSDGEVYKHMKEWIFSNKENLERPSWWKEIRSKL from the exons ATGTCtgttatcaaaaatttgataaaggaTTTACCTAAGGGACCATTAGATGCTTATAGAAAGCGGGCAACATTTGACTGGAAATCATTCAAATTAACTTTAGAGGGTGAGGATGGTGTACGATTTCAG aaaaaattatggaaacTTATCAGAACTCATCCAGCATTTCAAAAGTCTTCAATAGAGTTAACGAACTTGGATGAACTTCGAAGACGCTGCAATGCCCAAATGGTAGCATTTCACCAGAATGACATAGAG CCAATATATGctctagaaaattttttttatactttgcaaTATAATGGCTCTATACCTATAAAATTAAGcatcttatattctatggTACCAAATACTATATTAGCATTAGGTACTGAACAACATCATCATCTTGCAGGAGAATTTAGCAGCggaaat taTATTGCCTGTTTTGCTTTAACTGAATTTTCCCATGGCTCTAATGCAAAAGGCATGCGAACCACAGCAACATTTGATATAGCGACAAGAAGTTTTATTCTTCATACACCTGATTTTGAAGCTGCAAAATGTTGGGCAGGTGGTTTAG GAAAATCTGCTACGCACGCTCTTATATTTGCCCAGTTAATTACACCAGACGGAGTGAATCATGGTCTGCATGTTTTTATCGTACCAATTCGTGATCCAAAAACTCATTTATCTTTACCTGGTGTTACCATTGGTGACATGGGTGAAAAAATAGCACTTAATGGAATAGACAATGGATTCATAATATTCGACAAGTATTCTATATCACATACTTGTCTGTTAAATCGTACAGCAGATGTTACCAAGGATGGAAAATATGTACTTGCAATAAAAGATGAACGAAAAAGATATG GCTCATCATTAGGTGCTCTATCATCAGGTCGTGTCAGTATTACTGTGATATGTTCGCACTATATGACTCTCGCGCTAACGATAGCCATACGTTATTGTGCAGTTAGAAAACAATTCGGTCCTACAAACAAAGATGATGAGCTACCAGTTATAGAATATCAAGCGCAA CAATGGCGAATCTTTCCTCATTTAGCTGCAACATatgcagtaaaaatattttctaacacattttataaagaaatgatagaattattttcgGGTCGTTTCATGGAAAATTCGAGCGCTGATCTAGAATATAGAGGGATAGAGATACACGCGTTATCTTCCGCAGTAAAACCATTATGTTCATGGATCGCTCGTGATGCGATTCAAGATTGTAGAGAGTCTTGCGGTGGTCATGGATATTTGAAGA TGTCGCGTTTGGGTGACATAAGAGCTGAAAATGATGCAAACTGTACATATGAGGGTGAAAACAATATACTTATCCAACAAGCAAGTAATTGGTTGTTAAGCCAATGGactaacataattaataaacgagCTGTACCATCTCCGCTGGGTTCTGCGGATTTCCTTGTTGATGCAgaacaaatattgaatatcaaaTTTGATCAAACTACAGTCGAGGATACATTGAAACCTAAAA aTTTGCTCTTGGTTTTTAAGTGGTTGGTGtgttattacttaaaaaagacatatcAACATATGAATGATCTCAAATCAAATGGAATGTCTgattttgacataaaaaacAATTCCCAAGCATTTTTAGCACGGACTTTATCTCTTGTATATGGAGAG caCGCTATAATGATGTATTTTATCAGATGTTTACAAGATCcaaaatggaaagaaaatgaACGAGAGGTACTGACAAAATTGTGCTCTTTATTCGGAACTGTAACCTTGGAAAAGAGATTGGGAGATTTGTATGGTGGTGGCTATGCTTCTTCTAGTAGTAACATAGATGATTTTCTGCGAAAAGgaattataacattatgtaGGGATTTATTAGACAATGCGGTTGCGCTGGTTGACGTCTTAGCACCGCCGGATTTTATACTTAATTCTCCTCTAGGAATGTCTGATGGCGAg gtATACAAGCATATGAAAGAGTGGATATTTAGCAATAAAGAGAACTTGGAACGTCCATCATGGTGGAAAGAGATTCGATccaagttataa